In the genome of Stigmatella aurantiaca, one region contains:
- a CDS encoding TolB family protein gives MHLGTRGKGGWARRAAVLALVGLGCRAGTCGRAASGPGPLSEAERRALPGTIAFISERAGQKDIWLVKPSGEETQLTKSPEEDDFPAAPAPDGKALLVIATRMVDGFHLEQLRVQPLDGGAPVPLHAPRARARNPSWSPDGRWLVAESDARSFSDLVRLEPKADTEERPLTQVKEGCFEPAVSPDGTEVAFVCSREGDPEIYVMKADGTDERRLTVFHKEDREPRWSPDGKWLAFISNREGRERYYVVRPDGTSLRAVSGEATKLDERELAWSPDSRHVAFVERLPEAKSRLWVAPVEGGAPVALTDGQSRDDAPAWSPDGKHLVFVAERQGDVDLWLMRADGSGQTRLTTAKGPDWLPRWFVPR, from the coding sequence ATGCACCTGGGCACACGCGGCAAGGGGGGGTGGGCGCGGCGGGCCGCCGTGCTCGCCCTGGTGGGCCTGGGGTGCCGCGCGGGCACGTGTGGCCGCGCGGCGTCCGGCCCGGGTCCGCTCTCCGAGGCGGAGCGGCGGGCCCTTCCGGGCACCATCGCCTTCATCTCCGAGCGGGCGGGCCAGAAGGACATCTGGCTGGTGAAGCCCTCCGGGGAGGAGACGCAGCTCACGAAGAGCCCGGAGGAGGATGACTTCCCCGCGGCGCCCGCGCCGGACGGCAAGGCGCTGCTCGTCATCGCCACGCGCATGGTGGACGGGTTCCACCTGGAGCAGCTGCGCGTGCAGCCGCTGGATGGCGGGGCGCCGGTGCCGCTGCATGCGCCCCGCGCCCGGGCGCGCAACCCGAGCTGGTCCCCGGATGGCCGCTGGCTGGTGGCCGAGTCGGACGCGCGCAGCTTCAGCGACTTGGTGCGCCTGGAGCCCAAGGCGGACACGGAGGAGCGGCCCCTGACGCAGGTGAAGGAGGGCTGCTTCGAGCCGGCCGTCTCGCCGGACGGCACGGAGGTGGCGTTCGTCTGCAGCCGGGAGGGAGACCCGGAAATCTACGTGATGAAGGCGGACGGCACGGACGAGCGCCGGCTCACCGTCTTCCACAAGGAGGACCGGGAGCCGCGCTGGAGCCCGGACGGCAAGTGGCTCGCGTTCATCAGCAACCGCGAGGGCCGGGAGCGCTACTACGTGGTGCGCCCGGACGGCACGTCCCTGCGCGCGGTGTCCGGCGAGGCCACGAAGCTCGACGAGCGCGAGCTGGCGTGGAGCCCGGACAGCCGGCACGTGGCCTTCGTGGAGCGGCTGCCGGAGGCGAAGAGCCGCCTGTGGGTGGCCCCGGTGGAGGGCGGCGCGCCGGTGGCGCTCACGGACGGCCAGAGCCGGGACGATGCGCCCGCGTGGAGCCCGGACGGCAAGCACCTGGTGTTCGTCGCGGAGCGGCAGGGGGATGTGGACCTGTGGCTGATGCGCGCGGATGGCAGCGGGCAGACGCGGCTGACCACGGCGAAGGGGCCCGACTGGCTGCCGCGCTGGTTCGTGCCGCGCTGA
- a CDS encoding metallophosphoesterase encodes MRLFAIGDTHLPSTRNKDMHRFGWAEHPLPLQRAWDEKVRPEDIVIVAGDISWATRPPEVLEDLKWLNERPGRKVLVRGNHDYWWGDSASKLRKLLEPFSTLEAFLQNCAVVMGPWLIAGSRLWTAPEAPPMPGGEMGDEAADLSYVERETRRLNTSIEDALKKEKQSPTPLRRVVAVHFPPVYANERPTAFSGPIEAFQPKVCVYGHLHAAGIAAGFTGERAGVRYVLASCDAAGFSPVLLDEA; translated from the coding sequence ATGCGTCTCTTCGCCATCGGCGACACCCACCTGCCCTCCACCCGGAACAAGGACATGCACCGCTTCGGGTGGGCGGAGCACCCCCTGCCCCTGCAGCGCGCGTGGGACGAGAAGGTGCGCCCCGAGGACATCGTCATCGTCGCGGGGGACATCTCCTGGGCCACGCGGCCCCCGGAGGTGCTGGAGGACCTGAAGTGGCTGAACGAGCGGCCCGGGCGCAAGGTGCTGGTGCGCGGCAACCATGACTACTGGTGGGGGGACTCGGCCTCGAAGCTGCGCAAGCTGCTGGAGCCCTTCTCCACGCTGGAGGCCTTCCTGCAGAACTGCGCGGTGGTGATGGGGCCGTGGCTCATCGCCGGCTCGCGGCTGTGGACGGCGCCCGAGGCCCCGCCCATGCCCGGCGGGGAGATGGGGGACGAGGCCGCGGACCTGAGCTACGTGGAGCGCGAGACGCGCCGGCTGAACACCTCCATTGAAGACGCGCTGAAGAAGGAGAAGCAGAGCCCCACGCCGCTGCGGCGCGTGGTGGCGGTGCACTTCCCGCCCGTCTACGCCAACGAGCGGCCCACCGCCTTCAGCGGCCCCATCGAGGCCTTCCAACCCAAGGTGTGCGTCTACGGCCACCTGCACGCGGCGGGCATCGCCGCGGGCTTCACCGGCGAGCGCGCCGGGGTGCGCTACGTGCTGGCCTCGTGCGACGCGGCGGGCTTCTCCCCGGTGCTGCTCGACGAGGCGTGA
- a CDS encoding ATP-binding protein translates to MSGTAHVLAGGGEMGAFMRTFDWSQTPLGPVAGWPPALRTSVSTMLASPYPAALFWGEAYVLLYNDAFRPVFGTKHPAALGAAAEQVLSESWNVLGPMLDQVRTSRQASYTQEQILFLERRGFPEECFVTWSYIPTQDEAGHFAGIFILANETTRQTLAERRMRAIRELSIRTALEKSVEGVFQAVQSLLAQPRADLPFSLLYQVESRGSPRAQLVSCTGLEPGSAPAPARLNLADVPVWPVQEVVRSGQPVLLEDLGARFGALEVGPWPEPVSRALAIPLSWERSGETTAVLVAGLSPRLALDEDYREFLQLLARQVAAEVARVRAYEEEKRRAEQLQTLDEAKTAFFSNISHELRTPLTLMLGPLEDALADGEEALPPRHRDRLSLVHRSGGRLLKLVNTLLDFSRLEAGRAKAVYQATDLPHFTAELVSHFESAIRRAGLKLSLELPALPGPVWVDREAWEKVVFNLLSNALKYTFEGRITVSLRAEGADAVLAVRDTGTGIAEEALPHVFERFHRVEGARARSHEGSGIGLALVQELVKLHGGHIAVHSVLGQGSTFTVRVPLGKEHLPQEHVRAGRPGDAQAGQGASYLEEALGWLKEPGPSPAPPPREDPLAARVLVVDDNADMRAYITGLLQPSFEVEAVADGLEALESLRARTPELILSDVMLPRMGGFGLLREVRAKPEWKAVPFIMLSARAGEESSVEGLEAGADDYLVKPFSARELLARVRSNLEMARLRREAAVREASALSLQEAVHARDDFLSVASHELKTPLAALRLQTEALERTLPAEVRAQVGERFFAVRRQTQRLAGLIETMLDISLVATGRLQLKPEPLDLAALVADGVAQQREEMARQGCSLTLESEASLPGRLDAMRMGQLVQNLLSNAIKYGAGKPVEVRLRHVGPFARLEVVDHGIGVAPENRARIFHRFERAVPVRHYGGLGLGLWVSRQVVEAHGGAITVTDTPGGGATFTVELPLDAPALKPPGKG, encoded by the coding sequence ATGAGCGGCACGGCGCACGTCCTCGCGGGCGGCGGAGAGATGGGGGCGTTCATGCGCACCTTCGACTGGAGCCAGACGCCCCTGGGGCCCGTGGCCGGCTGGCCCCCCGCGCTGCGCACCTCGGTGAGCACCATGCTCGCCTCGCCCTACCCCGCGGCCCTGTTCTGGGGCGAGGCGTACGTGCTGCTCTATAATGATGCGTTCCGCCCCGTGTTCGGCACCAAGCACCCCGCGGCCCTGGGGGCCGCCGCGGAGCAGGTGCTGAGCGAGTCGTGGAACGTCCTCGGCCCCATGCTCGATCAGGTCCGCACCTCACGGCAGGCGTCGTACACCCAGGAGCAGATCCTCTTCCTGGAGCGGCGGGGCTTTCCCGAGGAGTGCTTCGTCACCTGGTCCTACATTCCGACCCAGGACGAGGCGGGCCACTTCGCGGGCATCTTCATCCTCGCGAACGAGACGACGCGGCAGACGCTGGCCGAGCGGCGCATGCGCGCCATCCGCGAGCTGTCCATCCGCACCGCGCTGGAGAAGAGCGTGGAGGGCGTCTTCCAGGCCGTGCAGTCCCTGCTGGCGCAGCCCCGCGCGGACCTGCCCTTCTCGCTGCTCTACCAGGTGGAGTCCCGCGGCTCCCCCCGCGCCCAGCTCGTCTCCTGCACGGGGCTGGAGCCGGGAAGCGCCCCGGCCCCGGCGCGGCTGAACCTCGCCGACGTCCCGGTCTGGCCCGTCCAGGAGGTGGTGCGCTCGGGCCAGCCGGTGCTGCTGGAGGACCTGGGCGCGCGCTTCGGCGCGCTCGAGGTAGGGCCCTGGCCGGAGCCGGTCTCCCGCGCGCTGGCGATCCCCCTCTCCTGGGAGCGCAGCGGGGAGACCACCGCGGTGCTCGTGGCGGGCTTGAGCCCCCGGCTCGCGCTGGATGAGGACTACCGGGAGTTCCTGCAGCTGCTCGCGCGCCAGGTGGCCGCGGAGGTGGCCCGGGTGCGCGCCTACGAGGAGGAGAAGCGGCGCGCGGAGCAGCTGCAGACGTTGGATGAGGCGAAGACGGCCTTCTTCAGCAACATCAGCCACGAGCTGCGCACGCCCCTGACGCTCATGCTGGGGCCGCTGGAGGATGCGCTGGCCGACGGGGAGGAGGCCCTGCCGCCGCGCCACCGCGACCGGCTCTCGCTGGTGCACCGCAGCGGGGGGCGGCTGCTCAAGCTCGTCAACACGCTGCTCGACTTCTCACGGCTGGAGGCGGGCCGGGCCAAGGCGGTGTACCAGGCCACGGATCTGCCGCACTTCACCGCCGAGCTGGTGAGCCACTTCGAGTCGGCCATCCGGCGCGCCGGGCTCAAGCTCTCCCTGGAGCTGCCGGCGCTGCCCGGGCCCGTCTGGGTGGACCGGGAGGCCTGGGAGAAGGTCGTCTTCAACCTCTTGTCCAACGCGCTCAAGTACACCTTCGAGGGGCGCATCACCGTGTCCCTCCGCGCGGAGGGCGCCGATGCCGTCCTGGCCGTCCGGGACACCGGCACCGGCATCGCGGAGGAGGCCCTGCCGCACGTGTTCGAGCGCTTCCATCGCGTGGAGGGCGCCCGCGCGCGCAGCCACGAGGGCAGCGGCATCGGGCTGGCCCTGGTGCAGGAACTGGTGAAGCTGCACGGGGGGCACATCGCCGTGCACAGCGTGCTGGGCCAGGGCAGCACCTTCACGGTCCGCGTGCCGCTGGGCAAGGAGCACCTGCCCCAGGAGCACGTGCGCGCCGGACGCCCCGGGGACGCCCAGGCGGGACAGGGCGCCTCCTACCTCGAGGAGGCCCTGGGCTGGCTGAAGGAGCCCGGCCCCTCCCCGGCCCCGCCGCCCCGTGAGGACCCGCTGGCCGCGCGGGTGCTGGTGGTGGACGACAACGCGGACATGCGCGCCTACATCACGGGGCTGCTCCAGCCCTCGTTCGAGGTGGAGGCCGTGGCGGACGGCCTGGAGGCGCTGGAGTCGCTCCGGGCGCGGACGCCGGAGCTCATCCTCTCGGATGTGATGTTGCCGCGGATGGGCGGCTTTGGCCTCTTGCGCGAGGTCCGGGCGAAGCCCGAGTGGAAGGCGGTGCCCTTCATCATGCTGTCGGCCCGGGCCGGGGAGGAGTCCTCCGTGGAGGGGCTGGAGGCGGGCGCGGACGACTACCTGGTGAAGCCCTTCAGCGCCCGGGAGCTGCTGGCGCGGGTGCGCTCCAACCTGGAGATGGCCCGCCTGCGCCGGGAGGCCGCCGTGCGCGAGGCCAGCGCGCTGAGCCTCCAGGAGGCGGTGCACGCCCGGGATGACTTCCTGTCCGTGGCGAGCCATGAGCTGAAGACGCCCCTGGCGGCGCTGCGGCTGCAGACCGAGGCGCTGGAGCGGACCCTGCCCGCGGAGGTGCGCGCGCAGGTGGGCGAGCGCTTCTTCGCGGTGCGCCGGCAGACGCAGCGGCTCGCGGGCCTCATCGAGACGATGCTCGACATCTCCCTGGTGGCCACGGGCCGGCTGCAGCTCAAGCCCGAGCCCTTGGACTTGGCCGCGCTCGTGGCGGACGGCGTCGCCCAGCAGCGCGAGGAGATGGCCCGGCAGGGGTGCTCGCTCACGCTCGAGTCGGAGGCGAGCCTGCCCGGGCGGCTGGATGCGATGCGCATGGGGCAGCTCGTGCAGAACCTCCTGTCCAACGCCATCAAGTACGGCGCGGGCAAGCCCGTGGAGGTGCGGCTGCGGCACGTGGGCCCCTTCGCGCGCCTGGAGGTGGTGGACCACGGCATTGGCGTGGCGCCCGAGAACCGCGCGCGCATCTTCCACCGCTTCGAGCGCGCGGTGCCCGTGCGCCACTACGGCGGGCTGGGCCTGGGGCTGTGGGTCTCCCGGCAGGTGGTGGAGGCCCATGGTGGCGCCATCACCGTGACGGACACGCCCGGCGGCGGAGCCACGTTCACGGTGGAGCTGCCCCTGGATGCGCCGGCGCTCAAGCCGCCGGGCAAGGGGTAA
- a CDS encoding N-acetylmuramoyl-L-alanine amidase, giving the protein MNPMRNPFAAAAAALALAACGPQTPEGPETAQPSSRSAVADAAREAAGRGTQEGLDPLFEQAAREFNVPANLLKAISFSETRWQMWEGLSEFEGMAPAYGVMALRGERLERGAALAGVSVEAARTEARANIRAGAALLSADAEALKVDRADLGDWAPAVARFSGISRTDGQAEYVHNDVFATLRKGVVAEAADGTVRASLMPTEVQAKFALPALRALAAGPDYAPAVWRPSENFGARPAGTDISMIIIHTCESSYTSCWSWLTNKDSGVSAHYVVKEDGSEISQLVTEASRGWHIGASYDCTLNNSVDCGLNTVSVNHFSVGIEHGGSASQTSFPAGQIEASAKLSCDISRDQGILRDSYHIVAHGKLQPATRTDPGKNWPWDAYLKRVQDLCATDLIVDSNNANNNAAAAKFTASANWTVTSSSSGSYGGSYAYASIQNVSDAAEFSFYLPAAATKSISAWWTAGTNRSASAPFVIFDASGKQLASVSVNQQAGGGQWNTLGAWSFPAGWNTVKVSRWTASPSVVIADAIRVR; this is encoded by the coding sequence ATGAACCCGATGCGCAACCCTTTCGCGGCCGCCGCCGCGGCCCTGGCCCTGGCGGCCTGTGGCCCCCAGACGCCCGAGGGCCCCGAGACGGCGCAGCCCTCTTCCCGCAGCGCGGTGGCTGACGCGGCGCGTGAGGCCGCCGGGCGGGGCACGCAGGAGGGGCTGGACCCGCTGTTCGAGCAGGCCGCGCGCGAGTTCAACGTGCCGGCGAACCTGCTCAAGGCCATCTCCTTCTCGGAGACGCGCTGGCAGATGTGGGAGGGGCTGAGCGAGTTCGAGGGGATGGCGCCGGCCTACGGGGTGATGGCGCTGCGCGGTGAGCGGCTGGAGCGCGGGGCGGCCCTGGCGGGCGTGTCCGTGGAGGCGGCGCGCACGGAGGCGCGGGCGAACATCCGCGCGGGTGCGGCGCTGCTGTCGGCCGACGCCGAGGCGCTGAAGGTGGACCGGGCGGACCTGGGGGACTGGGCGCCGGCGGTGGCGCGCTTCAGCGGCATCTCCCGCACGGACGGGCAGGCCGAGTACGTGCACAACGATGTGTTCGCCACGCTGCGCAAGGGCGTGGTGGCCGAGGCGGCGGACGGCACGGTGAGGGCCTCCCTCATGCCCACCGAGGTGCAGGCGAAGTTCGCCCTGCCCGCGCTGCGCGCCCTGGCGGCCGGGCCGGACTACGCGCCGGCCGTGTGGCGGCCGTCCGAGAACTTCGGCGCGCGTCCCGCGGGCACGGACATCTCGATGATCATCATCCACACGTGCGAGAGCAGCTACACGAGCTGCTGGAGCTGGCTGACGAACAAGGACTCGGGGGTGAGCGCGCACTACGTGGTGAAGGAGGACGGCTCGGAAATCTCCCAGCTCGTGACCGAGGCGAGCCGCGGCTGGCACATCGGCGCCTCCTATGACTGCACGCTCAACAACAGCGTGGACTGCGGCCTGAACACCGTCTCGGTGAACCACTTCTCGGTGGGCATCGAGCACGGCGGCAGCGCCAGCCAGACGAGCTTCCCCGCGGGGCAGATTGAAGCCTCGGCGAAGCTCTCGTGCGACATCTCCCGCGACCAGGGCATCCTGCGGGACAGCTACCACATCGTGGCGCACGGCAAGCTCCAGCCCGCCACCCGCACGGATCCGGGCAAGAACTGGCCGTGGGACGCGTACCTGAAGCGCGTCCAGGACCTGTGTGCCACCGACCTCATCGTGGACTCCAACAACGCCAACAACAACGCCGCGGCGGCGAAGTTCACGGCGTCCGCGAACTGGACGGTCACCTCCTCCTCGTCGGGCTCCTACGGGGGGAGCTACGCCTACGCGTCGATCCAGAACGTCTCCGACGCGGCGGAGTTCTCCTTCTACCTGCCGGCCGCGGCCACGAAGAGCATCAGCGCGTGGTGGACCGCGGGCACCAACCGCTCCGCCTCCGCGCCCTTCGTCATCTTCGACGCGAGCGGCAAGCAGCTGGCCTCGGTGAGCGTGAACCAGCAGGCGGGGGGCGGCCAGTGGAACACGCTGGGCGCGTGGAGCTTCCCGGCCGGGTGGAACACGGTGAAGGTCAGCCGCTGGACGGCCAGTCCCTCGGTCGTCATCGCCGACGCCATCCGCGTGCGCTAG
- a CDS encoding PAS domain-containing sensor histidine kinase, whose amino-acid sequence MSAESGSRDVRIIQSLVWAAPLGVALVGVPVLLGYPKALVPSLGVPEIHTALGLLCGGLALGLLHPKAPGRLRWLLGMGCAGLLFLLGAATLLHHFSGLESHALRLVPWGPRAPARVPDASAAGTAFCFLLIGGALLLLGRGTEEAARWADLFILPALITTLLAFNGYFHDALLLLPPHFLQQTGMGLPASAALVLLCLGLLCARPDQGLMVHITQDTLGGFLARRLVPVTLLGPPLFGALLKVLDTYGHLDASMKIPLFATMASVSGVGLVLLSTTALDRIDTERRRASARADHERNLLRTVVDNAPVGILFVDAVTQEVQANSAFQSLVGQPLRPGGGPRQFLGHLRHPDGRPVATEEFPTSRGLSGQTVSPEEYVIVQPDRQLPVLTSAAPVHEPSGHVRGVIVTLQDITARRELERLREEYVGLISHDLRNPLQLITLRASLLQRKLQEKALPSEAALAEALLQNTQQMSGMVEELLESCRLEAHQVELHREPTDIRHFLEAVLDRDIAPDARERLRLETAAPVSHILMDVHRMERVMVNLLTNALKYSRPATPVVVHLGQTGPWVEVSVTDQGVGLSAESLTHLFEKYYRTREGRSSDGMGLGLGLYISKLIVEAHGGAIRVASTPGQGTTFTFTLPRLVGGAEPAQRPAS is encoded by the coding sequence ATGTCCGCCGAGTCCGGTTCTCGCGACGTCCGCATCATCCAGAGCCTCGTGTGGGCCGCGCCGCTGGGCGTGGCGTTGGTGGGGGTCCCCGTGCTGCTCGGCTACCCCAAGGCGCTGGTGCCCAGCCTCGGTGTCCCGGAAATCCACACCGCGCTGGGACTGCTCTGCGGCGGCCTCGCGCTCGGCCTGCTCCACCCCAAGGCCCCGGGGCGGCTGCGCTGGCTGCTGGGCATGGGCTGCGCGGGCCTCCTGTTCCTCCTGGGCGCCGCCACCCTCCTGCACCACTTCAGCGGCCTGGAGTCCCACGCGCTGCGCCTCGTTCCGTGGGGGCCCCGGGCCCCGGCGCGGGTGCCGGATGCGTCCGCCGCGGGCACCGCCTTCTGCTTCCTGCTGATCGGCGGCGCGCTGCTGCTGCTGGGCCGGGGCACCGAGGAGGCCGCGCGGTGGGCGGACCTCTTCATCCTGCCGGCCCTCATCACCACGCTGCTGGCCTTCAACGGCTACTTCCATGACGCGCTGCTGCTGCTGCCCCCGCACTTCCTGCAGCAGACGGGCATGGGGCTGCCCGCCTCGGCCGCGCTGGTGCTCCTGTGCCTAGGGCTGCTGTGCGCCCGGCCGGACCAGGGGCTGATGGTCCACATCACCCAGGACACCCTCGGGGGGTTCCTGGCCCGCAGGCTCGTGCCGGTGACGCTGCTAGGGCCGCCGCTGTTCGGCGCGCTGCTCAAGGTGCTCGACACGTACGGGCACCTGGACGCGTCGATGAAGATTCCGCTCTTCGCCACCATGGCGAGCGTGAGCGGCGTGGGGCTCGTGCTGCTGTCCACCACGGCCCTGGACCGCATCGACACCGAGCGCCGCCGCGCCAGCGCCCGCGCCGACCACGAGCGCAACCTGCTGCGCACCGTGGTGGACAACGCCCCGGTGGGCATCCTCTTCGTGGATGCCGTGACGCAGGAGGTGCAGGCCAACTCCGCCTTCCAGTCCCTCGTGGGCCAGCCGCTGCGGCCCGGCGGAGGCCCGCGGCAGTTTCTCGGGCACCTGCGCCACCCGGACGGGCGGCCCGTGGCCACCGAGGAGTTCCCCACCTCCCGGGGGCTCAGCGGCCAGACGGTCTCCCCCGAGGAGTACGTCATCGTCCAGCCGGACCGGCAGCTGCCCGTGCTCACCTCGGCCGCGCCCGTGCACGAGCCCTCCGGCCACGTGCGCGGCGTCATCGTCACCCTGCAGGACATCACCGCCCGGCGCGAGCTGGAGCGCCTGCGAGAGGAGTACGTGGGGCTCATCTCGCACGACCTGCGCAACCCCCTGCAGCTCATCACCCTCCGGGCGAGCCTCCTGCAGCGCAAGCTCCAGGAGAAGGCGCTGCCCTCCGAGGCGGCCCTGGCCGAGGCCCTGCTGCAGAACACCCAGCAGATGAGCGGCATGGTGGAGGAGCTGCTCGAGAGCTGCCGGCTGGAGGCCCACCAGGTGGAGCTGCACCGGGAGCCCACGGACATCCGCCACTTCCTGGAGGCGGTGCTCGACCGGGACATCGCCCCGGATGCCCGCGAGCGCCTGCGCCTGGAGACGGCCGCCCCCGTCTCGCACATCCTCATGGACGTGCACCGCATGGAGCGCGTGATGGTGAACCTGCTGACCAACGCGCTCAAGTACAGCCGGCCCGCCACCCCCGTGGTGGTGCACCTGGGGCAGACGGGCCCCTGGGTGGAGGTCTCCGTGACGGACCAGGGCGTGGGCCTGTCCGCCGAGAGCCTCACCCACCTCTTCGAGAAGTACTACCGCACGCGCGAGGGCCGCAGCTCGGACGGCATGGGGCTGGGGCTGGGGCTCTACATCAGCAAGCTCATCGTCGAGGCGCACGGCGGCGCCATCCGCGTGGCGAGCACCCCGGGCCAGGGCACCACCTTCACCTTCACCCTGCCCCGGCTCGTGGGCGGCGCGGAGCCCGCGCAGCGCCCGGCCTCCTGA